The Hymenobacter sp. GOD-10R genome includes a window with the following:
- a CDS encoding vitamin K epoxide reductase family protein, translating to MNPTQLSEELRYNQDPHMKRRRWIIGLSLLGVALGQIVTLYQTGIIHHLPDPPVGPFDSDKVDASDYGYKRLDTPDAVGMISTYGITTALAAAGGVNRATDNPALPISLLAKALGDVATNLTLAQEEWKENKALCFYCQTATVASVATVALAVPEAVAAIKNLLGKKKAA from the coding sequence ATGAACCCGACCCAACTAAGCGAAGAACTCCGCTATAACCAAGACCCCCATATGAAGCGCCGCCGCTGGATCATTGGCCTGTCCCTACTTGGGGTAGCCCTCGGCCAGATCGTGACGCTGTATCAAACCGGCATCATTCACCACCTGCCTGATCCGCCCGTTGGCCCTTTCGACTCGGATAAAGTCGACGCTTCCGACTACGGCTATAAGCGTCTCGACACGCCCGACGCTGTCGGTATGATTTCCACCTACGGTATTACCACGGCCCTAGCTGCGGCTGGCGGCGTGAACCGCGCCACCGATAATCCCGCCCTACCCATTAGCTTGCTCGCCAAAGCGTTAGGCGACGTAGCTACCAACCTCACGCTGGCCCAAGAGGAATGGAAAGAAAATAAAGCGTTGTGCTTCTACTGCCAAACGGCTACGGTAGCCTCCGTAGCCACGGTGGCGCTAGCAGTACCAGAAGCCGTGGCAGCGATAAAGAACTTGCTAGGCAAGAAGAAAGCAGCCTAG
- a CDS encoding cupin domain-containing protein: protein MKTPLLAVGALVVFSFGFQTDTSLPSGVYSGTAQAVKKDGGRESQQLAKGSTLDLAELAIHTSTLGPGQTNHPLQAYNDAEELVVVKEGSLTATVKDSTKTLGPGGLALIVAGDKQSFKNATKAPVTYYVLKFKAKDPVDIQRGQAGGGSFVKDWSKFKMSKTDKGETRPVFDQPSSMFKRFDVHATVLNPGKASHPPHTHRTEEIILMTKGSGEMLIDKTPHKATAGDVILLRSNVPHAFTNTGTTPCGYFAIQWHSNAETNAAQH, encoded by the coding sequence ATGAAAACGCCTTTGCTTGCTGTCGGAGCCCTTGTTGTGTTTAGCTTCGGCTTTCAAACGGATACATCTTTACCCTCAGGCGTTTACAGCGGCACTGCCCAAGCGGTGAAAAAGGATGGCGGGCGAGAAAGCCAGCAACTCGCTAAAGGCAGCACCTTGGACCTAGCAGAGCTAGCCATTCATACGTCCACGCTCGGGCCGGGGCAAACAAACCACCCGCTGCAAGCCTACAACGATGCGGAAGAACTCGTGGTGGTGAAGGAGGGGAGCCTGACGGCCACGGTAAAAGACTCGACCAAGACCCTAGGTCCGGGTGGCCTGGCCTTGATTGTGGCTGGGGATAAGCAGAGCTTTAAAAACGCGACGAAAGCTCCTGTAACGTATTATGTGCTAAAGTTTAAAGCGAAAGACCCGGTAGATATCCAGCGCGGGCAAGCCGGCGGGGGCTCTTTCGTGAAAGACTGGAGCAAGTTCAAGATGTCCAAAACCGATAAGGGCGAAACCCGCCCCGTCTTCGACCAGCCCTCGTCGATGTTCAAGCGGTTTGATGTGCACGCGACGGTGCTTAACCCGGGCAAAGCCAGTCACCCGCCGCACACGCACCGCACCGAAGAAATTATCCTGATGACGAAAGGCAGCGGCGAGATGCTCATTGACAAAACACCACACAAAGCCACCGCCGGGGACGTGATTTTGCTGCGGTCGAACGTGCCGCATGCCTTTACCAACACGGGCACCACCCCGTGCGGGTACTTCGCTATTCAGTGGCATAGCAACGCTGAAACTAATGCGGCACAGCATTAA
- a CDS encoding PmoA family protein, translating to MKYLLVFFFSVISTAGFSQKIATLEVDLPQSTSNLEIPVKARLDEVTLLPDSVLSLVAVEGSKRTPVACQIENGESRFIHWIIDPASAKKGKHTYELIKSAKNNAPATIKINDQQGALTVRAGDKNLVRYNYKTVYPPAGIDTAYKRSGFIHPLWTPHGQELTRIQAPDHYHHYGIWNPWTHVLFEKDTVDFWNIRDRKGTVRFANVVATTDGPVYSEYEVLQEHIAFKPGGKEKVALNELQSVRVYQPKDQDYYIADVTINMSCASPSPVLLLAYRYGGFGWRTTEKWNKDNSEVLTSEGKTRKEADGSTARWCIVQGQLDQDYGGLVMMSYPTNYNYPEPLRIWPETQNGRGDMFANFSPTKNKNWLLEPGKTYTLKYRLIVYNGHFTKEKAESGWQNFGNSPKVTVKLK from the coding sequence ATGAAATACCTGCTTGTTTTCTTTTTCTCGGTAATAAGCACCGCCGGATTTTCGCAAAAAATAGCGACGCTTGAAGTGGATCTTCCGCAGTCCACCAGCAATTTGGAAATTCCGGTTAAAGCTAGGTTGGACGAGGTAACTCTTTTGCCCGATTCGGTTTTGAGTTTGGTAGCTGTGGAGGGGAGCAAGCGCACACCGGTAGCCTGCCAAATTGAAAATGGAGAATCAAGATTTATTCACTGGATTATTGATCCGGCAAGCGCAAAAAAAGGTAAGCACACCTATGAATTAATAAAGAGCGCAAAAAATAATGCACCGGCTACAATTAAAATAAACGATCAACAAGGTGCTTTAACAGTGCGCGCGGGTGACAAAAACCTGGTGCGTTATAATTACAAAACCGTGTACCCACCGGCTGGCATTGATACGGCATATAAACGGAGCGGCTTTATTCACCCACTCTGGACGCCGCACGGGCAGGAATTAACCCGCATTCAGGCCCCCGACCATTACCACCACTACGGCATCTGGAACCCGTGGACGCACGTGCTCTTTGAAAAGGATACGGTGGACTTCTGGAATATCCGCGACCGGAAAGGCACCGTGCGCTTCGCCAATGTTGTGGCCACGACTGATGGGCCGGTGTACAGCGAGTATGAGGTGTTGCAGGAGCATATCGCTTTCAAACCCGGTGGGAAGGAAAAGGTAGCCTTGAATGAGCTGCAATCGGTGCGCGTGTACCAGCCTAAAGATCAGGATTATTACATCGCCGATGTTACGATTAATATGAGCTGCGCGAGCCCTAGCCCGGTGCTGCTGCTGGCTTATCGGTACGGCGGTTTTGGGTGGCGCACCACCGAAAAGTGGAACAAAGACAACAGCGAAGTATTGACCTCAGAAGGCAAAACCCGCAAGGAAGCCGACGGCTCTACGGCCCGCTGGTGCATCGTACAGGGCCAGCTCGATCAGGACTACGGCGGGCTGGTGATGATGTCGTACCCAACGAATTACAACTACCCCGAGCCGCTACGCATCTGGCCCGAAACGCAGAACGGTCGCGGGGATATGTTCGCTAATTTCTCGCCGACTAAGAATAAGAACTGGTTGCTCGAACCCGGTAAGACTTACACGCTGAAATACCGCTTGATCGTCTACAACGGTCATTTTACGAAAGAAAAAGCGGAAAGCGGCTGGCAAAATTTTGGTAATTCACCTAAGGTTACGGTAAAGCTTAAATAG
- a CDS encoding putative oxidoreductase C-terminal domain-containing protein has protein sequence MRKLFLTSHFIFLTTLGCLAQTTTKPSASVRLVTLDPGHFHAALVQKSMYSSVDSRVHVYAPAGPDVQLHLDRITAYNTRTADPTRWQEQVYTGPDFFQKMLADKAGNVVVIAGNNQKKTEYIAGALNAGFNVLADKPMVINSKEFKTLETAFATAQQKNLLLYDIMTERFEITTVLQKALSQVPQVFGTLEKGTPDNPAVTKESVHYFYKYVSGSVLTRPPWFMDVRQEGEGIVDVTTHLVDLVQWECFPERVLDYKKDIQVLAAKRWTTDMSLGQFKAITKLNGFPDYLKKDLANDTLLKVYSNGSITYKLLGVHAKVAVTWAYKAPEGAGDTHYSILRGTKANLVIRQGAEQQYKPALYVEPAVNNLAYEKALQDELKRLQVKYPGVELKKSAKGWEVLIPDSYREGHEAHFARVTQQFLEYLQKRNMPKWEVPNMLAKYYTTTKALEVASQSPSE, from the coding sequence ATGAGAAAACTCTTCCTTACCAGCCACTTCATTTTTCTAACTACCCTGGGTTGCTTGGCCCAAACTACCACTAAACCAAGCGCGTCGGTGCGCCTAGTGACGCTCGACCCTGGCCACTTTCACGCTGCGCTAGTGCAGAAGTCGATGTACTCCAGCGTTGACTCTAGGGTGCACGTGTACGCGCCGGCCGGCCCCGACGTGCAACTGCACCTCGACCGCATCACGGCTTATAACACCCGCACCGCGGACCCGACGCGCTGGCAGGAGCAAGTGTACACCGGCCCCGATTTCTTCCAGAAGATGCTAGCCGATAAGGCGGGCAACGTTGTCGTCATTGCGGGGAACAACCAAAAGAAAACCGAGTACATCGCCGGAGCGCTCAACGCTGGCTTCAACGTGCTGGCTGATAAGCCTATGGTGATAAATAGCAAGGAATTCAAAACGTTGGAAACGGCCTTCGCAACGGCCCAGCAGAAAAACCTGCTGCTGTATGATATCATGACCGAGCGATTTGAGATAACCACTGTGCTGCAAAAGGCGCTTTCTCAAGTGCCGCAAGTGTTCGGCACGCTCGAAAAAGGCACGCCCGACAACCCGGCCGTGACAAAAGAGAGCGTGCACTACTTCTATAAGTATGTGTCGGGAAGTGTGTTGACCCGGCCGCCGTGGTTTATGGATGTGCGGCAGGAAGGAGAAGGCATTGTGGATGTGACCACGCACTTGGTAGACTTGGTGCAGTGGGAATGCTTTCCGGAGAGAGTATTGGATTACAAGAAAGACATTCAGGTGCTGGCCGCCAAGCGCTGGACCACCGACATGAGCCTAGGTCAGTTCAAGGCCATCACCAAGTTGAACGGCTTTCCAGATTACCTGAAGAAAGACCTCGCGAACGATACGCTGCTAAAAGTGTACAGCAACGGCTCTATTACCTATAAGCTGCTCGGGGTGCATGCCAAGGTGGCGGTAACGTGGGCCTACAAAGCGCCCGAAGGTGCCGGCGACACGCACTACTCCATTCTACGCGGCACCAAAGCCAACCTAGTTATTCGTCAAGGCGCTGAGCAGCAGTATAAACCTGCGCTTTATGTGGAGCCTGCAGTAAATAATCTGGCTTACGAAAAAGCCTTGCAGGATGAGCTAAAGCGGCTGCAGGTGAAGTACCCCGGTGTGGAGCTGAAGAAGTCAGCTAAGGGCTGGGAGGTACTGATCCCGGACAGCTATCGAGAAGGGCACGAAGCGCATTTTGCCCGCGTAACGCAGCAGTTTTTAGAGTACCTGCAAAAGCGCAACATGCCCAAGTGGGAGGTGCCCAACATGCTGGCAAAATATTATACCACCACGAAGGCGCTGGAAGTAGCTTCGCAGAGTCCTAGTGAGTAG
- a CDS encoding (2Fe-2S)-binding protein: MEADLTLHVNGQPHALRVDPATPLLYVLRNQLALNGPKFGCGLQQCGACMVVLNGNLAWPSCQLPVAEVLHMTITTLEGLTRPDGSLHPLQQAFIDEQVPQCGYCLNGMVMSAAALLQQDPKPNEEEIRNSLYRVLCRCSVHSRAIKAIKRASEMS; the protein is encoded by the coding sequence ATGGAAGCAGACCTCACTTTGCACGTCAACGGCCAGCCGCACGCACTGCGCGTCGACCCGGCCACGCCGCTCCTGTACGTGCTGCGCAACCAGCTAGCCCTCAATGGACCCAAGTTTGGCTGCGGCCTTCAGCAGTGCGGAGCTTGCATGGTGGTGCTCAATGGCAACCTAGCTTGGCCGAGCTGCCAGCTGCCCGTAGCAGAAGTTCTGCATATGACCATCACTACGCTGGAGGGCCTCACCCGCCCCGATGGCTCTTTGCACCCATTGCAGCAGGCTTTTATCGACGAGCAGGTGCCCCAATGCGGTTACTGCTTGAACGGAATGGTGATGTCGGCCGCGGCGCTACTCCAGCAAGATCCTAAGCCCAACGAAGAGGAAATTCGCAACAGCCTCTACCGGGTGCTGTGCCGGTGCAGCGTGCATAGCCGGGCCATCAAAGCGATTAAGCGAGCTTCCGAAATGAGTTGA
- a CDS encoding xanthine dehydrogenase family protein molybdopterin-binding subunit — MPSNLPPTSRRDFLKSAGCLTIGFAFLGLTTDVTGSPIGGDELPGSLQDNPRINAWLEVLSNGRVRVLTGKIELGQGIRTAVQQVAAEELDMPLNKVEVVLAETDRTPDERYTAGSASIEQSAMSVRYAAAAARQKLLTLAAQKLGTKATLLTLADGLIQTKDKKRQLTFAQVLNGAQLTNEVRLPVKLKPKSQYRYVGKAVHRQEIERMVRAEEWYVQDLRFPNMLHARVLRPANYESKLVKLDETELKRLVPGLLKVHIDGSFVGLLAEQEYDAKLAQDYAKLHAQWTPGRTLPTGQPLPDYIRKLPNTPKPVASQGSFDAPPAAGETTLQASYFKPYLMHGSIGPSCAVALFEQGKLHVWTHSQGVYPMRDSLADLLKLPKENIHVKGVPGSGCYGHNGADDAAADAALLAVATPGRHVRVQWSREDEHAWEPYGSAMLIDISARLDPTGRITHWQQQVWTDTHSARPNGQADKLLPTQYLAQPRIPKNDGANDFSAGGYRNAEPLYVMPNLKVDAYFFEGPLRASALRSLGAYGNVFAIESFMDELAEKAKQDPWEFRLQHLQDERAKAVVRKAQEIASQQKLAEGEGLGGAFAQYKNKAAYVAVVAKVRIAEEGTVYRPQLWAVIDSGEVINLDGVKNQTEGGMIQAASWTTNEEVTFDAHGIRSRQWETYPIYRFDEVPYVMGVTVIDRPNEPPLGAGEAAQGPTAAALANAVYRATGKRVRELPLRPEKLGDETTRRQQPG; from the coding sequence ATGCCTTCCAACTTGCCCCCTACCTCCCGCCGCGATTTTCTTAAGAGTGCTGGCTGCCTGACCATTGGCTTTGCCTTCCTAGGGCTAACCACCGATGTAACTGGGAGTCCGATCGGGGGCGATGAGCTGCCCGGAAGTCTTCAGGATAACCCGCGCATCAATGCTTGGCTGGAGGTGCTGAGCAATGGCCGCGTACGGGTGCTCACCGGCAAAATCGAGCTAGGTCAGGGCATTCGCACCGCCGTGCAGCAAGTGGCGGCTGAGGAGCTCGATATGCCGCTGAACAAGGTGGAAGTAGTATTGGCCGAAACCGACCGCACGCCCGACGAACGCTACACTGCGGGCAGCGCCTCCATCGAACAAAGCGCCATGTCGGTGCGCTACGCAGCGGCGGCCGCCCGGCAGAAGCTGCTGACGCTGGCAGCGCAAAAGCTAGGTACTAAGGCAACGCTGCTAACCTTAGCCGATGGCCTCATTCAAACCAAAGACAAGAAGCGTCAGCTCACCTTTGCGCAAGTGCTGAACGGTGCCCAGCTGACCAATGAAGTGCGCCTGCCGGTGAAGCTCAAGCCCAAAAGCCAGTACCGCTACGTGGGCAAGGCCGTACACCGCCAGGAAATTGAGCGTATGGTGCGCGCTGAAGAGTGGTACGTGCAGGATCTACGGTTTCCGAACATGCTGCATGCCCGCGTGCTACGCCCGGCCAACTACGAATCAAAACTGGTCAAGCTTGATGAGACCGAACTCAAGCGCCTCGTGCCGGGCCTATTGAAAGTGCACATCGATGGCAGCTTCGTGGGTTTGCTGGCCGAGCAGGAATACGACGCCAAGCTAGCCCAGGACTACGCCAAGCTGCACGCCCAATGGACACCGGGCCGCACCCTCCCCACCGGCCAGCCCCTCCCCGATTACATCCGCAAACTGCCCAACACGCCCAAGCCAGTAGCCAGCCAAGGAAGTTTCGACGCGCCACCCGCGGCGGGCGAGACTACCCTGCAAGCCAGCTACTTCAAGCCCTACCTCATGCACGGCTCCATTGGGCCGAGCTGCGCGGTGGCGTTGTTCGAGCAAGGCAAGCTGCACGTCTGGACGCACAGCCAGGGCGTGTACCCAATGCGCGACTCCTTGGCCGATTTGCTGAAGTTGCCCAAGGAAAATATTCACGTGAAAGGCGTGCCCGGCTCCGGCTGCTATGGCCACAACGGCGCCGACGATGCCGCCGCCGACGCGGCCCTGCTCGCCGTAGCCACGCCCGGCCGCCACGTGCGCGTGCAGTGGTCCCGCGAAGACGAGCACGCCTGGGAGCCCTACGGCAGCGCCATGCTCATCGACATCAGCGCCCGCCTTGACCCCACTGGCCGTATCACGCACTGGCAGCAGCAAGTTTGGACCGACACGCACAGCGCCCGACCTAATGGTCAAGCGGATAAGCTTTTACCTACCCAATACCTAGCTCAGCCGCGGATACCCAAAAACGACGGAGCCAACGACTTTAGCGCCGGCGGCTACCGCAACGCCGAGCCGCTCTACGTGATGCCAAACCTTAAAGTAGACGCCTACTTTTTCGAAGGCCCGCTGCGCGCGTCGGCCCTGCGGAGCCTAGGTGCCTACGGCAATGTGTTTGCCATTGAGTCCTTTATGGACGAGCTGGCTGAGAAAGCCAAGCAAGACCCGTGGGAATTTCGCTTGCAGCACTTGCAAGACGAACGCGCGAAAGCCGTGGTACGCAAGGCTCAGGAAATTGCAAGCCAACAAAAGCTAGCTGAAGGTGAAGGACTAGGTGGCGCATTTGCCCAATACAAAAACAAAGCGGCCTACGTGGCCGTGGTAGCCAAAGTCCGCATTGCCGAGGAAGGTACCGTGTACCGCCCCCAGCTTTGGGCCGTTATCGACTCCGGCGAAGTCATCAACCTTGATGGCGTCAAAAACCAGACGGAAGGCGGCATGATTCAGGCCGCCAGTTGGACGACCAACGAAGAAGTGACCTTCGACGCGCACGGTATACGGAGTAGGCAGTGGGAAACTTACCCCATCTACCGCTTCGATGAAGTGCCTTATGTGATGGGCGTTACGGTGATTGACCGGCCCAACGAGCCGCCTCTAGGTGCCGGCGAAGCCGCCCAAGGCCCCACGGCCGCCGCACTAGCCAATGCCGTGTACCGCGCCACGGGCAAGCGCGTGCGCGAGTTGCCGCTACGCCCTGAAAAGCTAGGAGATGAAACGACGCGACGCCAACAACCCGGATAA
- a CDS encoding Gfo/Idh/MocA family oxidoreductase, whose translation MSEEKTAQVSRRGFLETSAKAAVATLAFGGFPTIVPASVFGKNAPSNRINIGAIGTGRISRIHDMPGVWQYDQAQIMAVCDLDTRRAEEGKLLVNEYYSKKNGKPYDGVKVYNDYQALLQNKDIDGVLISTPDHWHALIGMAAVKAGKDVYCQKPTSLTIAEGRALSDAVKSTGRIFQIGSQQRSSSQFRYAAELVRNGRIGKLKTVYIGLPGDPSGEDEPPMPVPSNLNYDMWLGSTPEVYYTEKRVHPQQGYDRPGWLRCEQFGAGMITGWGSHHVDCAHWAMNTEHTGPIEVWGTAEFPKKGLWDVHGPFKTEGLYANGVHMIISDSFPNGIKFEGTDGWIFVSRGDAKATSSDPVSLQAAKALDASDPKLLQSVIGPNEIHLYESKEHHGNWLECIKSRKQPIAPAEVGHRSCSTCLIHHIVMKLKRKVYWDPAKERFKNDDEANALLTRPQRKPYALHG comes from the coding sequence ATGAGCGAAGAAAAAACAGCGCAAGTTTCCAGGAGAGGTTTTCTGGAAACATCGGCTAAAGCGGCGGTAGCTACCCTAGCTTTTGGCGGTTTCCCAACCATTGTACCAGCCAGTGTTTTTGGAAAAAATGCGCCGAGTAATCGCATAAATATTGGTGCTATCGGCACGGGGCGTATTTCTCGAATTCACGATATGCCTGGCGTGTGGCAATACGATCAGGCGCAAATCATGGCCGTGTGCGACCTAGATACCCGACGCGCCGAAGAGGGTAAACTATTAGTTAATGAATATTACTCGAAGAAAAACGGCAAGCCCTACGATGGGGTAAAGGTGTACAACGATTATCAGGCGTTGCTCCAGAATAAGGATATTGACGGCGTGCTAATCAGCACGCCCGACCACTGGCACGCGCTGATCGGGATGGCAGCGGTGAAGGCGGGTAAAGATGTGTACTGCCAAAAACCTACGTCGCTGACCATTGCGGAAGGCCGGGCGCTGAGCGACGCGGTGAAAAGCACGGGCCGCATTTTCCAGATTGGCAGCCAGCAGCGGTCCTCCAGCCAGTTTCGGTACGCGGCGGAACTGGTGCGCAACGGCCGCATTGGCAAGCTGAAAACTGTGTACATCGGCTTGCCCGGCGACCCATCGGGTGAGGACGAGCCGCCGATGCCGGTGCCTAGCAACCTGAACTATGATATGTGGCTAGGCTCGACGCCGGAGGTGTACTACACCGAAAAGCGCGTGCACCCGCAGCAGGGCTACGACCGCCCCGGCTGGTTGCGGTGCGAGCAGTTTGGCGCGGGCATGATTACGGGTTGGGGCTCTCACCACGTCGATTGCGCCCACTGGGCCATGAACACCGAGCATACCGGCCCGATTGAGGTATGGGGCACGGCCGAATTTCCGAAGAAAGGCCTCTGGGATGTGCACGGTCCGTTCAAGACGGAAGGACTGTATGCCAACGGCGTGCACATGATCATCAGCGATAGTTTTCCAAACGGAATCAAGTTCGAGGGCACCGACGGCTGGATCTTCGTGTCGCGCGGCGATGCCAAGGCGACTTCCAGCGACCCAGTGAGTTTGCAAGCCGCTAAAGCTTTGGATGCCAGCGACCCGAAGCTTCTTCAGTCGGTGATTGGGCCCAATGAGATTCACCTGTATGAGAGCAAGGAGCACCACGGCAACTGGCTGGAGTGCATCAAGTCGCGCAAGCAGCCTATCGCGCCGGCGGAAGTGGGGCATCGGTCCTGCTCAACGTGCCTGATCCATCATATCGTGATGAAGCTGAAGCGCAAAGTGTACTGGGACCCGGCTAAGGAGCGGTTCAAAAACGACGACGAAGCCAACGCCCTACTTACGCGCCCTCAGCGCAAGCCTTACGCGCTACACGGTTAG
- a CDS encoding TCR/Tet family MFS transporter, with product MSDKRQAALGFIFITLLLDVIGFGIIIPVVPKLIGQLTGEGMSEAATYGGWLGFAFASMQFMFSPVLGNLSDQYGRRPVLLFALLGFGLDYLFVAFAPTVAWLFVGRIIAGITGASFTTASAYIADISTPEKRAQNFGMIGAAFGLGFIIGPVIGGLLGQYGTRVPFFAAAGLTLLNWLYGFFILPESLPLENRRKFNWKRANPVGSLRQLQRYPVILGMVGSLVLLYIAAHAVQSNWSYFVMYRFGWSEAYVGYSLGVVGLLTALVQGVLIRYLNPKLGAKRSVLIGFALYGLGFLLFAFASEGWMMFVFLIPYCLGGIAGPALQGLMSGQVPANAQGELQGALTSLVSLTSIVGPPLMTNIFSYFTSPKAPIHFPGAAFLTGAILILISVGLAMRSLASYTQSAASVPADAALAE from the coding sequence ATGTCTGATAAACGCCAAGCCGCGCTCGGCTTCATCTTCATCACGTTGTTGCTAGATGTCATTGGGTTTGGCATCATCATCCCCGTCGTTCCGAAACTTATCGGTCAGCTTACGGGCGAAGGCATGAGCGAGGCGGCCACGTATGGCGGCTGGCTGGGGTTTGCGTTTGCCAGCATGCAGTTTATGTTTTCGCCGGTGCTCGGCAACCTGAGCGACCAGTACGGCCGACGGCCAGTGTTGCTATTTGCGTTGCTAGGCTTCGGGCTTGACTACCTGTTTGTTGCCTTTGCTCCTACTGTCGCGTGGCTGTTTGTGGGGCGCATTATTGCGGGCATCACGGGGGCTAGCTTCACCACGGCTTCGGCCTACATTGCCGACATCAGCACGCCGGAGAAGCGGGCCCAGAACTTCGGCATGATCGGAGCGGCGTTTGGGCTAGGTTTTATCATTGGGCCAGTGATTGGTGGCTTGTTGGGGCAATACGGGACCCGCGTACCGTTCTTTGCCGCCGCCGGCCTGACGCTGCTCAACTGGCTCTACGGCTTCTTCATTCTGCCTGAGTCATTGCCTTTGGAAAACCGCCGCAAGTTCAACTGGAAACGCGCTAACCCTGTGGGTTCGTTGCGGCAGCTACAGCGTTATCCTGTTATTCTGGGGATGGTTGGGTCACTGGTGCTACTGTATATTGCAGCGCACGCGGTGCAAAGCAACTGGTCTTATTTCGTGATGTACCGCTTTGGTTGGAGTGAGGCGTATGTGGGCTACTCACTGGGCGTTGTTGGCCTGCTCACGGCCCTGGTGCAAGGCGTCTTGATCCGCTACCTGAACCCAAAGCTAGGTGCCAAGCGCTCCGTGCTCATCGGTTTTGCGCTGTATGGGCTTGGCTTTCTGCTCTTTGCCTTCGCCTCGGAAGGATGGATGATGTTTGTCTTTCTGATTCCTTACTGCTTAGGCGGTATTGCGGGGCCGGCACTACAGGGACTCATGTCGGGGCAGGTGCCGGCGAATGCGCAGGGCGAGCTACAGGGTGCCCTCACGAGCTTGGTTAGCCTCACCTCCATTGTAGGTCCGCCACTTATGACGAATATTTTCTCCTACTTCACCAGCCCTAAAGCGCCAATTCATTTTCCCGGCGCCGCTTTCCTAACCGGTGCCATTCTCATCCTGATTAGCGTGGGGCTAGCCATGCGGTCGTTGGCATCCTACACGCAGTCGGCGGCCAGCGTGCCAGCTGATGCAGCTTTAGCGGAGTAA
- a CDS encoding alpha/beta hydrolase has translation MKKIFLAAFLLSASSSMLFAQNQVVPLYAGTVPDSKPSDVKENIIKVADGTERVSNVVQPTLSIYLPPKEKANGTAVIICPGGGYARLSIDGEGREVAKRLNEMGVAAFVLKYRLPNDQSQPDKSIAPLMDAQQSLRMVREQAAKYNVNPNRIGIMGFSAGGHLASTAGTHFTKPVGQNVSATSVRPDFEVLIYPVISFSEELKHGGSRDNLIGKTPSEDQIKLYSNELQVTAQTPPTFLVHAQDDKTVPVRNSIVFYEACTKQGVLAEMHLYPKGGHGFGMHNKTTKDEWIESLQNWFDANGWLTK, from the coding sequence ATGAAAAAAATATTCTTGGCTGCTTTTCTCCTCAGCGCCTCCTCTTCCATGCTTTTTGCCCAAAACCAAGTCGTTCCCCTGTACGCTGGCACCGTCCCCGATTCCAAACCGAGTGACGTGAAGGAAAACATCATCAAAGTAGCCGACGGCACCGAGCGCGTTAGCAACGTGGTACAGCCTACGTTGTCTATCTACTTGCCACCCAAAGAGAAGGCGAACGGCACGGCCGTTATTATTTGCCCTGGTGGAGGCTACGCCCGTTTGTCAATTGACGGCGAAGGTCGTGAAGTAGCTAAGCGCCTGAACGAGATGGGCGTGGCGGCTTTCGTGCTCAAATACCGTCTGCCGAACGACCAGAGCCAGCCTGACAAGTCTATCGCGCCGCTGATGGATGCCCAGCAAAGCCTCCGGATGGTGCGCGAGCAGGCCGCCAAATACAACGTCAACCCGAACCGCATTGGCATTATGGGCTTCTCGGCGGGCGGACACCTAGCTTCCACCGCCGGCACGCACTTCACGAAGCCCGTGGGGCAAAACGTGAGTGCCACCTCCGTGCGCCCCGATTTTGAGGTACTGATCTATCCTGTTATCAGCTTCTCCGAGGAGCTGAAACACGGCGGCTCCCGCGACAATTTGATCGGCAAAACTCCTTCGGAAGATCAGATTAAGCTGTATTCTAATGAACTACAGGTGACGGCCCAAACGCCGCCTACCTTCCTGGTGCACGCCCAAGACGACAAAACGGTGCCGGTGCGCAACAGCATCGTGTTCTACGAAGCTTGCACGAAGCAAGGTGTGCTCGCCGAAATGCACCTCTATCCCAAAGGCGGCCACGGCTTCGGCATGCACAACAAAACCACGAAAGACGAGTGGATCGAAAGCCTGCAAAACTGGTTCGACGCCAACGGCTGGCTAACGAAGTAG
- a CDS encoding FUSC family protein encodes MKQHVSFTVTSLLYAFRTVLGCIIVWLLFKWLQLEKMEWALISVIVVSEPDFGNLRNAITSRVINTVMGCAVGIICILLAGVTVWSFLLAVTIAVFISTSFKKYPSSWKLAPATVSIVMVPAILANAPWREAVTIALTRTGEVLLGCAVALLLGVFFSYIRRLRNPSSLSEQGND; translated from the coding sequence ATGAAGCAACACGTTTCCTTCACAGTTACCTCTCTGCTCTATGCCTTCCGGACGGTGCTCGGGTGCATTATCGTCTGGCTTTTATTCAAGTGGCTCCAACTCGAAAAGATGGAATGGGCACTGATTTCAGTGATTGTGGTATCAGAGCCGGACTTTGGCAACCTGCGCAACGCTATTACCTCGCGGGTGATTAACACCGTAATGGGCTGTGCGGTAGGCATCATCTGCATCTTGCTGGCCGGCGTCACGGTTTGGTCGTTTTTGCTGGCCGTCACGATTGCTGTGTTTATCAGCACCTCCTTCAAAAAGTATCCTTCGAGTTGGAAGCTAGCGCCAGCCACCGTTTCCATCGTTATGGTGCCGGCGATTCTTGCCAACGCTCCCTGGCGCGAAGCTGTGACGATTGCGCTTACGCGCACCGGCGAAGTGTTGCTAGGCTGCGCGGTGGCACTGCTGCTGGGCGTATTTTTCTCTTACATCCGTCGCCTGCGCAACCCGTCGTCGTTGTCGGAGCAGGGCAACGACTAA